The following proteins are encoded in a genomic region of Rhodopirellula islandica:
- a CDS encoding tetratricopeptide repeat protein: MSEVELEVLDLKQMVLASNSFGPSDVAEIRQAITENYGHFGELRDAVNEMEQDDALTPAGKTKMGVCQFLLGRFKDASQTLSAADGSAMALFYNARCQFELSSFDGAIEGYEQAKTSGYNEDQCKIGIAEAKRYQGKIEEAMAILDDIFGPAEQTADYMYQRAATAAQIGGRMEEAINLYQRAVSTDENHAGALFGLALENDRLGNDDEALRLYERAAKAFPTGIGALINLGVMYEDNGQYDKAQLCYKRILDCHPDHPRTQLYMKDASATGNMLYDEEAQRRNDRLAQTLNMPVANFELSVRSRNCLQKMGIETIGDLTRHSEQELLSSKNFGETSLVEIREMLSQKGLSLGQFAGEKKSSDPPVDTSHMSPDEQALLERPIADLNLSVRARKCMTRLQINSIGELIRKSGDDMLECKNFGVTSLNEVREKLADLGLKMRGD; the protein is encoded by the coding sequence ATGAGCGAAGTCGAACTCGAAGTTCTCGACCTGAAGCAAATGGTTCTGGCGAGCAACTCGTTCGGCCCCAGCGACGTCGCCGAAATTCGGCAGGCGATCACCGAAAATTACGGACATTTTGGTGAATTGCGCGACGCGGTCAACGAAATGGAGCAGGACGACGCCCTGACTCCTGCCGGCAAAACCAAGATGGGTGTTTGTCAGTTCTTGCTGGGCCGATTCAAGGACGCCTCTCAAACACTCTCGGCAGCCGATGGCAGTGCGATGGCGCTGTTCTACAACGCTCGTTGCCAATTCGAACTGTCGAGCTTCGACGGTGCGATCGAAGGCTACGAACAAGCCAAGACGTCCGGCTACAACGAAGACCAATGCAAAATTGGCATCGCGGAAGCCAAGCGATATCAGGGCAAGATCGAAGAAGCGATGGCGATCTTGGACGACATCTTCGGCCCCGCCGAACAAACCGCGGATTACATGTACCAACGTGCGGCAACCGCCGCTCAAATCGGTGGTCGCATGGAAGAAGCCATCAACCTGTACCAGCGTGCGGTTTCGACCGATGAAAATCACGCGGGTGCCTTGTTCGGTTTGGCGCTCGAAAACGACCGATTGGGCAACGACGACGAAGCCCTGCGTTTGTACGAACGAGCCGCCAAGGCATTCCCCACCGGCATCGGTGCCCTGATCAACTTGGGCGTGATGTACGAAGACAACGGGCAATACGACAAAGCCCAGTTGTGCTACAAGCGAATCCTGGATTGTCATCCCGATCACCCGCGTACGCAGTTGTACATGAAGGACGCTTCGGCGACCGGCAACATGCTGTACGACGAAGAAGCCCAGCGTCGCAACGACCGTTTGGCACAAACGTTGAACATGCCCGTTGCAAACTTTGAACTCAGCGTTCGGAGCCGCAACTGCTTGCAAAAGATGGGCATCGAAACGATTGGCGACCTGACCCGCCACAGCGAACAAGAGTTGCTTTCGAGCAAGAACTTTGGCGAAACCAGCTTGGTTGAAATTCGCGAAATGCTTTCGCAAAAAGGTTTGTCGCTTGGCCAGTTTGCTGGCGAAAAGAAATCCAGCGACCCGCCTGTCGACACCTCGCACATGTCGCCTGACGAACAAGCGTTGCTGGAACGTCCGATCGCTGATCTCAACCTGTCGGTTCGTGCCCGCAAGTGCATGACTCGTTTGCAGATCAACTCCATCGGTGAGCTGATTCGCAAATCGGGTGACGACATGCTGGAGTGCAAGAACTTTGGTGTGACCAGCTTGAACGAAGTCCGTGAGAAGTTGGCTGACCTCGGATTGAAGATGCGGGGCGACTGA
- the tgt gene encoding tRNA guanosine(34) transglycosylase Tgt, which yields MFRYELIGTDGGARRGVFHTPRGPVRTPGFMPVGTLGTVKGLTIDQVAATGADMILGNTYHLRLRPGHETVAALGGLHKMCGWDGPILTDSGGFQVFSLGAINKVTEHAATFRSHIDGAKIELTPEHSIEIQQALGSDVAMVLDHVIALPAPMTQVEDALARSIRWAARCRDAADREDQALFAIVQGGLDRTLRQQCASELAAMSFEGYAVGGLSVGEPPEDMYTTTGFTTPHLPADKPRYLMGVGTPRDLLENIARGIDLFDCVMPTRNGRNALAFTDEGPLKLRNAVHKLDTRPLMEDCPCLACRHSRGYLRHLFVAGEMLGPILLSHHNLMYYGRLMQATRDAIEAGEFESFKNAKLAGWGHEPFRETVAS from the coding sequence TTGTTCCGCTATGAATTGATTGGCACCGATGGAGGTGCCCGGCGCGGCGTTTTTCACACGCCGCGAGGACCCGTTCGCACGCCCGGCTTCATGCCGGTCGGAACGCTTGGAACGGTCAAAGGCCTGACGATTGATCAAGTCGCCGCCACAGGCGCGGATATGATCCTCGGCAACACGTACCACTTGCGTTTGCGCCCCGGTCACGAAACGGTCGCGGCCCTCGGTGGGCTGCACAAAATGTGTGGCTGGGACGGACCCATTCTGACTGACTCGGGTGGGTTCCAGGTCTTCTCGCTGGGGGCGATCAACAAGGTCACCGAACATGCGGCGACGTTCCGATCGCACATCGACGGTGCCAAAATTGAGCTGACGCCAGAGCACTCGATCGAAATCCAGCAGGCCCTTGGCAGCGACGTGGCCATGGTCTTGGATCACGTCATCGCTTTGCCTGCTCCGATGACGCAAGTCGAGGACGCGCTGGCCCGCTCGATTCGCTGGGCCGCTCGCTGTCGCGACGCCGCGGACCGTGAGGACCAGGCTCTGTTCGCGATCGTTCAAGGCGGGTTGGACCGGACTCTTCGGCAGCAATGCGCCTCGGAGCTCGCGGCGATGTCGTTTGAAGGCTACGCCGTCGGCGGGTTGTCGGTGGGGGAGCCGCCGGAGGACATGTACACGACCACCGGGTTCACGACCCCGCATTTGCCGGCGGACAAACCTCGGTACCTGATGGGCGTCGGCACGCCACGTGACCTGCTGGAAAACATCGCTCGCGGGATTGATCTGTTCGATTGCGTGATGCCAACTCGCAACGGCAGGAACGCTTTGGCGTTCACGGATGAAGGACCGCTGAAGCTTCGCAATGCAGTCCATAAATTGGACACTCGGCCGCTGATGGAAGATTGCCCGTGCCTCGCCTGCCGGCACAGTCGCGGTTATCTGCGGCATTTGTTTGTTGCGGGCGAGATGCTCGGTCCGATTTTGCTCTCGCATCACAACTTGATGTACTACGGCCGGTTGATGCAGGCGACTCGAGACGCCATCGAAGCGGGCGAATTTGAGTCCTTCAAAAACGCCAAGCTCGCCGGTTGGGGCCACGAGCCGTTTCGGGAAACGGTTGCGTCGTAG
- a CDS encoding DUF1589 domain-containing protein: protein MATRRPGCTWHPRRCFGTKRVVVISTRARNQSSSHHRQVEPGLHSSSNSPQSRRPGCIWRPRRCFGTKRVVVISTRARNQSSSYHRQVEPGLHSSSDSPQSRRPGCTWRPRRCFGTKRVVVISTRARDPSSSHHRQVEPGLHSSSDSPQSRRPGCIWRPRRCFGTKRVVVISTRARNQSSSHHRQVGPGLRSSPDSPQSRRPGCTWRPRRCFGTKRVVVISTRARNQSSSYHRQVEPGLLS from the coding sequence GTGGCGACCCGTAGGCCAGGTTGTACCTGGCACCCGCGCCGATGCTTTGGAACAAAGCGAGTCGTGGTGATTTCAACGCGAGCCCGCAATCAATCGTCCAGCCACCATCGCCAGGTGGAACCTGGCCTACATTCGTCGTCGAATTCGCCACAATCCCGTAGGCCAGGTTGTATCTGGCGCCCGCGCCGATGCTTTGGAACAAAGCGAGTCGTGGTGATTTCAACGCGAGCCCGCAACCAATCGTCCAGCTACCATCGCCAGGTGGAACCTGGCCTACATTCGTCGTCGGACTCGCCACAATCCCGTAGGCCAGGTTGTACCTGGCGCCCGCGCCGATGCTTTGGAACAAAGCGAGTCGTGGTGATCTCAACGCGAGCCCGCGATCCCTCGTCCAGCCACCATCGCCAGGTGGAACCTGGCCTACATTCGTCGTCGGACTCGCCGCAATCCCGTAGGCCAGGTTGTATCTGGCGCCCGCGCCGATGCTTTGGAACAAAGCGAGTCGTGGTGATTTCAACGCGAGCCCGCAATCAATCGTCCAGCCACCATCGCCAGGTGGGACCTGGCCTACGTTCGTCGCCGGATTCGCCGCAATCCCGTAGGCCAGGTTGTACCTGGCGCCCACGCCGATGCTTTGGAACAAAGCGAGTCGTGGTGATTTCAACGCGAGCCCGCAATCAATCGTCCAGCTACCATCGCCAGGTGGAACCTGGCCTACTTTCGTAG
- a CDS encoding ABC-2 transporter permease yields the protein MNQARIWQGLFWKEAKQIIPLIAMLFAVSAFLIVVWASTSQQLSITLRAAGDIVPMIMPALFAAGAGAILISHEKETRSLRWLASLPIPTRPIVMTKLAVAFAGLIAMWLGCGILSFVAGLDSGGVGELSEWRQIHPAFWFLHSVYVLLCGFYTAWKNKNAFPALVWIIPLALLPFIFAEIWFAIPHSSSIQYTNVTQKTWVMSLVTLAAIPIMGWFAYRSGLKDLQADEPEVLPSRNTLSSADAWRPPDAPVPTAMPFRDSLASLVWQNIHGSPWMSIGLSVPLLAGAVAWLVLTNHIGTPSDWTMVLIQVSIALALLAVSWLGVAVFSGDGSATRLKFLADRGVAPWRAWVGRHWFAVSLMSAVTLLIVGIQSILGTPQSYHSNEQPLMFEVSLFTLLAVFAIVYGVSQWTSQVVPMLAASAFLAPVLSLLALVMLSVAGVGNGVRLGWLLLIATLPFVATWWTMRDFMDGRRGWKYWSTMVVAGLLFSLLPSLPVWIAKSQFPSMPEERVAELLPEARRLSKGSSMNFASMRMGDLDLRDDFSSVLGDVDGETAVQRFHQRNYTSPDTWMMIGDQADTPLRADTWIIQNSLEMASLTKLRWKQNPSETSKEELAAFVDRLTTAARRLRLSGRWFDQEMADYVEEWLVNNLSDEAMQPLQSEPFFRRAAEQVAAFDDRQSARRRALLVSWHLDLELSEPGQWYGVSANDDWFARVPLNWRASIVQKGFGAVVDRCLQILEKQKAGGELESEFRALHELLGRPGGDFETGPYSDNASSAKYTLHPRRFYGYPAVSWFEAWEKEGQEIWQRSQAKTQVETETQSESNVPTEEEDQ from the coding sequence ATGAACCAAGCACGAATTTGGCAAGGACTGTTTTGGAAGGAGGCGAAGCAGATCATTCCGCTGATCGCGATGCTGTTCGCGGTTTCTGCCTTCCTGATCGTGGTTTGGGCGTCTACCTCCCAGCAACTGAGCATCACCCTGCGGGCCGCAGGCGACATTGTTCCGATGATCATGCCAGCCCTGTTTGCTGCGGGAGCCGGTGCGATTCTGATCAGCCACGAAAAGGAAACGCGTTCACTGCGTTGGCTGGCGTCGCTTCCAATTCCGACGCGGCCAATTGTCATGACGAAATTGGCTGTCGCTTTCGCGGGATTGATCGCGATGTGGCTTGGCTGCGGCATCCTGAGTTTCGTCGCCGGGTTGGACAGCGGTGGTGTTGGTGAATTGTCTGAGTGGCGACAAATCCATCCTGCCTTTTGGTTTCTCCATTCGGTCTATGTGCTGCTGTGCGGCTTTTACACGGCCTGGAAAAACAAGAACGCGTTCCCAGCATTGGTGTGGATCATTCCGCTGGCTCTGTTGCCGTTCATATTTGCGGAAATCTGGTTCGCGATCCCCCATTCATCTTCCATCCAATACACCAACGTGACACAGAAGACCTGGGTGATGAGCCTGGTGACGTTGGCAGCGATTCCGATCATGGGTTGGTTCGCCTACCGATCAGGACTCAAGGATTTGCAAGCGGATGAGCCGGAGGTTCTTCCCAGTCGAAACACGCTGTCCTCGGCAGACGCTTGGCGACCACCGGATGCCCCGGTACCAACAGCGATGCCTTTTCGCGACTCGCTTGCTTCGCTGGTCTGGCAAAACATTCACGGTTCTCCGTGGATGTCGATTGGATTGAGCGTCCCATTGCTGGCTGGTGCGGTCGCCTGGTTGGTTCTGACGAATCACATCGGCACGCCATCCGATTGGACCATGGTGTTGATTCAGGTCTCAATTGCCTTGGCATTGCTGGCGGTGTCCTGGTTGGGTGTCGCGGTCTTTTCCGGCGACGGCTCGGCGACGCGACTGAAGTTCTTGGCGGACCGGGGTGTCGCGCCCTGGCGGGCCTGGGTGGGCAGACACTGGTTTGCGGTCAGCTTGATGTCAGCAGTCACGCTATTGATTGTGGGTATCCAGTCCATTTTGGGGACACCGCAAAGCTATCATTCAAACGAACAGCCTTTGATGTTTGAGGTGTCTTTGTTCACACTTCTAGCAGTGTTTGCCATCGTGTATGGCGTGTCGCAGTGGACCAGCCAAGTCGTGCCGATGTTGGCGGCGTCTGCTTTCCTGGCTCCAGTTCTATCGCTGCTCGCACTAGTGATGTTGTCCGTCGCGGGAGTGGGCAACGGCGTTCGACTGGGGTGGTTGCTCCTGATCGCAACGCTTCCTTTCGTGGCCACCTGGTGGACCATGCGAGACTTCATGGATGGAAGGCGTGGTTGGAAGTACTGGTCGACGATGGTGGTCGCCGGCTTGCTGTTTTCACTCTTGCCAAGCCTTCCCGTTTGGATTGCGAAATCACAGTTCCCGAGCATGCCTGAAGAACGAGTGGCGGAACTGTTGCCGGAAGCAAGAAGGCTCAGCAAAGGGAGCTCCATGAACTTTGCCTCGATGCGGATGGGCGATCTAGATCTTCGCGACGACTTTTCCAGCGTGCTGGGAGATGTGGATGGCGAAACCGCGGTGCAACGGTTCCATCAGCGAAACTACACGTCGCCGGACACCTGGATGATGATTGGAGATCAAGCCGACACTCCGCTGCGGGCCGACACCTGGATCATTCAAAACAGCCTGGAGATGGCTTCACTCACCAAGCTGCGATGGAAGCAGAATCCGAGTGAGACATCAAAAGAGGAGCTGGCCGCTTTTGTTGATCGATTGACCACGGCCGCCCGACGGTTGCGACTGAGCGGCCGCTGGTTCGACCAAGAGATGGCCGACTATGTGGAAGAGTGGCTGGTCAACAATCTATCTGACGAAGCCATGCAGCCGCTTCAATCGGAGCCGTTCTTTCGGCGGGCGGCGGAACAAGTCGCAGCGTTTGACGACCGACAATCGGCTCGCCGGCGGGCGTTGCTGGTGAGCTGGCACCTGGATCTCGAACTTTCGGAACCCGGCCAATGGTATGGCGTGAGTGCAAACGACGATTGGTTTGCTCGTGTTCCACTGAACTGGCGAGCGAGCATCGTGCAAAAGGGTTTCGGCGCAGTGGTGGATCGGTGCTTGCAAATTTTGGAAAAACAGAAGGCGGGCGGCGAACTGGAATCCGAGTTCCGAGCACTGCACGAATTGCTGGGGCGGCCAGGTGGCGACTTTGAAACCGGGCCCTACAGCGACAATGCGAGCTCCGCGAAATACACTCTGCACCCTCGTCGATTCTATGGGTATCCCGCAGTCAGTTGGTTTGAAGCCTGGGAGAAGGAAGGGCAGGAAATTTGGCAGCGTTCGCAAGCCAAAACACAGGTCGAGACCGAGACACAGTCCGAATCAAATGTCCCCACTGAGGAGGAAGACCAATGA
- a CDS encoding ABC transporter ATP-binding protein: MNPVISTDQLTMRFRGCDALLGVDLKIQPGTVFALLGENGAGKTTLIRILTGFQKPTSGSASVCDFDPLKQPLEVRRRVGYVSDNPALYDWMTVGQIGWFTASFYPDGFYENYRESIAKYEIPEDRKIRVLSKGQRAKVALSLALSHDPELLILDEPTSGLDPMVRREFLESMIGRAASGRTVFLSSHQINEVERVADTIGILHNGKLQACEPLNDLKGSMTELTVSLDDPLVEVPTLPDPAQTLLEENQGRQRRVLVRHFDPSMIPVIESAAGVVAVKDRTMTLEEIFIAHTRKGFFRPADPPEGSHASSRQSDDPEGGGSQSDSEVVTTGERS, encoded by the coding sequence ATGAACCCCGTCATCTCGACCGATCAACTGACCATGCGTTTCCGAGGCTGTGACGCGTTGCTGGGCGTGGACCTCAAGATCCAGCCCGGGACCGTGTTTGCCCTCCTGGGAGAAAACGGTGCGGGCAAGACCACGCTGATTCGGATCCTCACCGGGTTCCAGAAACCGACCTCCGGTTCGGCCTCCGTTTGCGATTTCGATCCGCTGAAACAACCGTTGGAAGTCCGTCGCCGGGTCGGATACGTCTCTGACAACCCAGCCCTGTACGACTGGATGACGGTCGGGCAAATCGGTTGGTTCACGGCCTCGTTCTACCCGGATGGCTTCTACGAAAACTACCGCGAATCAATCGCGAAGTACGAGATCCCCGAGGACCGCAAAATTCGCGTGCTCAGCAAAGGCCAACGAGCCAAGGTCGCTCTTTCATTGGCTCTCTCGCACGATCCTGAACTGCTGATCCTGGATGAACCGACGTCTGGATTGGACCCAATGGTTCGCCGTGAGTTCCTGGAAAGCATGATCGGCAGGGCCGCATCGGGCCGAACCGTGTTCCTTTCCAGCCACCAAATCAATGAAGTCGAACGGGTCGCCGACACGATCGGAATCCTCCACAACGGCAAACTCCAAGCCTGCGAACCGCTGAACGATCTGAAGGGCTCGATGACAGAACTGACCGTGTCGCTGGACGATCCCTTGGTGGAAGTCCCGACGCTTCCCGATCCAGCCCAAACGTTGCTGGAAGAAAACCAGGGCCGCCAGCGTCGAGTGTTGGTCCGCCATTTCGATCCGTCGATGATTCCCGTGATCGAATCCGCAGCCGGCGTCGTCGCGGTGAAAGACCGCACAATGACGCTGGAGGAGATCTTCATCGCCCACACCCGAAAAGGTTTCTTCCGGCCGGCGGATCCGCCGGAGGGATCCCACGCGTCATCTCGCCAGTCGGATGATCCCGAGGGCGGAGGCTCGCAGTCCGATTCGGAAGTGGTCACCACGGGAGAGCGATCATGA
- a CDS encoding GntR family transcriptional regulator, with protein sequence MFFTVDPSNGVPIYSQIVRQVKFAVAEQTLRPGQLLPSVRQLSQQLAVNPNTVARAFQDLQSEGVIETLRGRGVVVCKGAVERCRKQRQSILAERLSAVLTEALQAGLSAKEVRKLVDEQLRTLDGTIEAIAELQ encoded by the coding sequence ATGTTCTTTACAGTCGACCCTTCCAACGGCGTTCCGATCTATTCTCAGATCGTTCGCCAAGTGAAATTCGCCGTCGCGGAGCAAACCTTGCGTCCGGGACAGCTTCTCCCCAGCGTTCGGCAACTCAGTCAGCAATTGGCAGTCAACCCGAACACGGTGGCTCGGGCGTTCCAAGACCTGCAATCCGAGGGCGTGATCGAAACGCTTCGCGGACGCGGCGTCGTGGTTTGCAAGGGCGCCGTCGAGCGTTGTCGCAAACAGCGACAATCCATCCTCGCCGAACGCCTGTCGGCGGTTCTGACCGAGGCTTTGCAGGCCGGACTGTCAGCCAAGGAGGTCCGCAAGCTCGTTGACGAGCAACTGCGGACCCTCGACGGAACCATCGAAGCGATTGCCGAGTTGCAATGA
- the hemB gene encoding porphobilinogen synthase, with amino-acid sequence MLVLSRFSGPPAPRAAFPATRLRRVRATDWSRRLVRETTLSVDDLIWPLFVMDGSGQQPVGSLPGVNRLGETEIVATAKRAVDLGIPAIALFPATDPKLKSEDAVEAFNPDNLVCRVTRQIKDAVGDSLGVILDVALDPYSSHGQDGLVRDGQVINDETVDVLCKQAIVQAAAGCDIIAPSDMMDGRIGAIRTALDEAGHSSVQIMSYAAKFASAFYGPFRDAVGSAANLGAADKKTYQQSPSQSDEAIAEVALDLAEGADSVMVKPGMPYLDIVARVKETFGVPTFAYQVSGEYAMLRGAADAGWLNGDAVILESLLSFKRAGADGVLTYFAADAAELLHRS; translated from the coding sequence GTGCTCGTTTTGTCCCGTTTTTCTGGCCCACCCGCTCCGCGTGCCGCCTTCCCCGCCACCCGATTGCGACGCGTTCGAGCGACGGATTGGTCGCGCCGCCTCGTCCGAGAAACCACTTTGTCGGTCGACGATTTGATCTGGCCGCTGTTCGTGATGGATGGATCGGGCCAGCAACCCGTCGGATCGCTGCCCGGTGTGAACCGGCTGGGAGAAACCGAAATCGTCGCCACGGCCAAGCGAGCGGTCGACCTGGGCATCCCCGCGATCGCGTTGTTTCCGGCCACCGATCCGAAACTGAAATCCGAGGACGCGGTCGAAGCGTTCAATCCCGACAACCTGGTGTGCCGGGTCACCCGCCAAATCAAAGACGCGGTCGGCGATTCGCTGGGCGTGATCCTCGATGTGGCCCTGGACCCCTACAGCAGCCACGGCCAAGACGGCTTGGTTCGCGACGGGCAAGTCATCAACGATGAAACCGTCGACGTGCTGTGCAAGCAAGCGATCGTGCAAGCCGCAGCGGGATGCGACATCATCGCGCCCAGCGACATGATGGACGGACGCATCGGCGCGATCCGCACCGCGCTGGACGAAGCCGGCCACTCAAGCGTGCAAATCATGTCGTACGCCGCGAAATTCGCCAGCGCCTTCTACGGCCCGTTTCGCGATGCCGTCGGTTCGGCCGCCAACCTTGGCGCGGCCGACAAAAAAACCTATCAGCAATCGCCCTCTCAATCCGACGAAGCGATCGCGGAAGTCGCCCTCGACCTGGCCGAGGGAGCTGACAGCGTGATGGTCAAACCCGGGATGCCATACCTCGACATTGTCGCTCGCGTGAAAGAAACCTTCGGCGTGCCAACGTTTGCCTACCAAGTCAGCGGCGAATACGCGATGCTGCGGGGAGCAGCCGACGCGGGCTGGCTGAACGGTGACGCGGTGATCCTCGAAAGCCTGTTGTCATTCAAGCGAGCCGGAGCTGACGGGGTGCTGACCTACTTCGCCGCCGACGCCGCCGAACTGCTGCACCGCAGTTGA
- a CDS encoding family 16 glycoside hydrolase gives MKFRLCTLLAAFAVLASSTVATAQDSAEPKPLNVLLIDGQNNHKWQETTPLIQATLESGDFAKVTVATAPGKGEDKSGFAPKFADYDVVVSNYNGEAWSSETEKAFETYVGDGGGFVTVHAADNSFPNWDAYNRMIGVGGWGGRNEKDGPYVRWKEDQKKFTRDMSKGGGGQHGKRVPFMMVVRDASHPITSGLPKSFLQVADELYGKLRGPAENMNVLATAYSNPATGGTGEHEPILMTIEFGKGRVFHTTLGHDVPAIKGLAFQTTLRRGTEWAATGNVTLPAVSAGKMGSDDAATGEPDKASGVEGDGAAAASNSNVNFDAAPDLKADGWKSLFDGKSLDGWNRKNGTAKYRVEDGSLVGTTSEGSPNSFLCSNDNYGNFELTFEVNVDQGLNSGVQIRSQSREKGGRVYGPQVEIESAPGEAGYLYSEATGRGWITKEQPIKDAYKNDQYNRYLVRAHGNRMQVWIGDQKISDIQDPESSTNGFLGLQVHGIKAGTGPYEVRWRDIQIRELK, from the coding sequence ATGAAATTTCGACTTTGCACCCTGCTCGCCGCGTTCGCGGTGCTCGCCTCGTCCACGGTTGCCACCGCACAAGATTCAGCCGAGCCCAAGCCGCTGAACGTGTTGCTGATCGACGGCCAAAACAATCACAAGTGGCAAGAGACCACGCCTCTGATCCAAGCCACCTTGGAATCGGGGGACTTCGCCAAGGTCACCGTCGCAACCGCGCCGGGCAAGGGCGAAGACAAATCTGGTTTTGCACCCAAGTTCGCGGACTACGACGTGGTGGTTTCGAACTACAACGGCGAAGCTTGGTCGAGCGAAACCGAAAAGGCCTTCGAGACCTATGTTGGTGACGGTGGCGGGTTCGTGACCGTTCACGCGGCCGACAATTCCTTTCCGAACTGGGATGCCTACAACCGCATGATCGGCGTGGGCGGTTGGGGCGGCCGGAACGAAAAAGACGGTCCCTATGTCCGTTGGAAAGAAGATCAAAAGAAGTTCACTCGTGACATGTCCAAAGGTGGCGGCGGTCAACACGGCAAACGGGTTCCGTTCATGATGGTCGTTCGCGATGCTTCGCACCCCATCACCTCTGGATTGCCCAAGTCGTTCCTGCAAGTCGCCGATGAATTGTACGGCAAACTGCGTGGCCCGGCCGAGAACATGAACGTGTTGGCGACCGCGTACAGCAACCCAGCCACGGGCGGCACGGGCGAACACGAGCCGATCCTGATGACAATCGAATTTGGGAAGGGCCGTGTCTTCCACACCACGCTCGGACACGATGTTCCTGCCATCAAGGGGCTGGCGTTCCAAACCACACTGCGTCGCGGCACCGAGTGGGCCGCCACCGGCAACGTCACCTTGCCTGCCGTTTCCGCTGGCAAAATGGGCAGCGACGACGCGGCGACGGGAGAACCCGACAAGGCATCTGGAGTCGAGGGCGATGGAGCAGCTGCCGCATCGAACAGCAACGTCAACTTTGACGCAGCTCCCGATTTGAAAGCAGACGGATGGAAGTCGTTGTTCGACGGAAAAAGCCTGGACGGATGGAACCGCAAAAACGGAACCGCCAAGTACCGAGTCGAAGATGGCTCGCTCGTCGGCACGACCTCGGAAGGCAGCCCGAACTCGTTCTTGTGCAGCAACGATAACTACGGCAACTTTGAGCTGACGTTCGAAGTCAACGTGGACCAAGGCCTGAACAGCGGCGTCCAAATCCGTTCGCAGTCACGCGAAAAGGGCGGGCGAGTCTACGGTCCCCAGGTCGAAATTGAATCCGCTCCTGGCGAAGCCGGGTACCTCTACTCGGAAGCCACCGGCCGCGGATGGATCACGAAAGAGCAGCCGATCAAGGATGCGTACAAGAACGACCAGTACAACCGTTACCTGGTTCGAGCCCACGGGAACCGGATGCAAGTTTGGATCGGCGACCAAAAGATCAGCGATATCCAAGACCCTGAATCCTCCACCAACGGGTTCCTCGGATTGCAGGTCCACGGCATCAAGGCTGGCACCGGCCCGTACGAAGTTCGCTGGCGTGACATCCAAATTCGCGAACTGAAGTAG